From a single Sorghum bicolor cultivar BTx623 chromosome 5, Sorghum_bicolor_NCBIv3, whole genome shotgun sequence genomic region:
- the LOC8073664 gene encoding uncharacterized protein LOC8073664, translating to MNLVTRLALGGHHGSRRLFTRGGCGSLGLRRRSIHLVPSLVQPREPSDDDSPSATSAKDPSWVLLNPGGCRRVFREDDDSMADHNETLAESRTSTGQHHLRVSFRLTAPPAISFLCYDYAGTVPDDEKNHELAVIASHGDSILLRLRMTRRERRDGRGMPLTFDHFVYRAGTGTRPPSLTLLPELSFPRKYGRRRFLEGDTGVLRRGEDDLLVAQLDTGHHDDRPDLANLCVLRVGRSEWEHKCAVPIVHEDGVELMGTLSGPDMTIPVGDRFLCGVCFYVGVVVCDMAEEASPKLRHVRLPVYYDPSYYTNDLPPLTESKSMGAAGPSAVRFVAVEPRCCCGRHGRSSCPRSSFAFTVTTWTLTLTMDEPMAWVKDGVLDCEELWAMPGYEGLPRVHLQSPVVSLDNPDVVCFKVGGRHGGNQNAWMIEVDMRRKVLLAAVQWNSTGPWRARHLHIPAKV from the coding sequence ATGAATCTTGTGACACGACTTGCTCTGGGTGGCCACCATGGATCCAGGCGCCTCTTCACACGCGGTGGCTGTGGTTCCCTCGGCCTACGCCGGCGGTCGATCCATCTCGTCCCAAGTTTGGTTCAGCCAAGGGAGCCATCTGATGATGATTCTCCGTCGGCCACCTCCGCCAAAGATCCAAGCTGGGTTCTGCTGAATCCCGGTGGCTGCCGCAGGGTCTTCAGGGAGGACGACGACTCCATGGCAGACCACAACGAAACCCTGGCGGAGTCCCGCACCTCCACGGGGCAGCACCACTTGCGCGTCTCGTTCCGCCTCACGGCGCCGCCGGCGATCTCCTTCCTCTGCTACGATTACGCGGGTACCGTGCCCGATGACGAGAAGAACCATGAACTCGCTGTCATCGCATCCCACGGCGACTCCATCCTCTTGCGATTGAGAATGACGCGGCGGGAGCGGCGTGACGGCCGCGGTATGCCGCTCACGTTCGACCATTTCGTGTACAGGGCAGGCACCGGCACGAGACCGCCGTCGCTGACTCTACTCCCGGAATTGAGCTTTCCCAGGAAGTACGGCCGCCGCCGCTTCCTCGAAGGAGACACCGGCGTCCTGCGACGAGGAGAGGACGACCTCCTGGTGGCTCAGCTTGACACCGGGCACCACGACGACCGACCGGACCTCGCCAACCTCTGTGTTCTTCGTGTCGGGAGGAGCGAGTGGGAGCACAAGTGTGCAGTCCCCATCGTTCACGAAGATGGCGTTGAGCTGATGGGGACGTTGTCAGGCCCCGACATGACCATCCCTGTGGGTGACAGGTTCCTGTGCGGGGTCTGCTTCTATGTAGGTGTCGTCGTCTGCGACATGGCGGAAGAGGCGAGCCCTAAGCTGCGGCACGTACGTCTGCCTGTGTACTATGATCCGAGCTACTACACCAATGACCTGCCTCCCCTGACTGAATCCAAGAGCATGGGAGCTGCTGGTCCTAGCGCTGTGCGGTTTGTCGCCGTCGAGCCCCGCTGCTGCTGCGGTCGCCATGGGAGGAGCTCGTGCCCGCGCTCCAGCTTTGCCTTCACGGTGACCACTTGGACACTGACCCTGACGATGGATGAGCCAATGGCATGGGTGAAGGACGGTGTCCTCGATTGCGAGGAGCTCTGGGCGATGCCGGGATATGAGGGCCTCCCGCGTGTGCACCTGCAGTCCCCCGTCGTGAGCTTGGACAACCCCGATGTCGTCTGCTTCAAGGTCGGCGGGAGGCACGGCGGGAACCAAAACGCATGGATGATCGAGGTCGACATGAGAAGGAAGGTGCTGCTGGCAGCAGTTCAGTGGAATTCGACCGGCCCGTGGAGAGCACGACATCTTCATATACCGGCAAAAGTTTAG
- the LOC110435506 gene encoding uncharacterized protein LOC110435506: protein MSPLKHDVGLLRWSYIIFILVAMYEQLPLKHVENNCSQARRSLAGLHARPASPTRSLPFPYQPHTTPEQPWFDPSKKENKPRLRIHHAPVFLLLVWIMIFDLALDPNLVFQVHKLNRLGGWKGCAFNLIPSAFIITSSGQQCYMPLSSLPVLATEQILFNQVMSMSPFQCGKRPFRRNTENNDYLLWKKFLEMTQTLVEILL from the exons ATGTCACCCTTAAAACATGATGTCGGCCTACTGAGGTGGTCATACATTATTTTTATTCTCGTTGCAATGTACGAGCAGTTACCTCTAAAACATGTCGAAAATAATTGTTCACAGGCGAGGCGATCCCTAGCTGGCTTGCATGCCCGCCCGGCATCGCCCACGCGCTCGCTCCCGTTCCCGTACCAGCCCCACACCACGCCCGAGCAGCCATGGTTTGATCcctcaaaaaaagaaaacaaacccAGGCTCCGCATCCACCACGCCCCTGTT TTCTTACTGCTTGTTTGGATCATGATTTTTGACTTGGCGCTCGATCCAAACCTGGTATTTCAG GTGCACAAGCTCAACAGGCTCGGAGGCTGGAAGGGCTGTGCTTTCAATTTGATTCCTTCCGCATTCATTAT CACATCTAGCGGCCAGCAATGTTACATGCCTTTGTCAAGCCTGCCTGTCCTCGCCACCGAACAG ATTCTATTCAATCAAGTCATGAGCATGAGTCCTTTTCAATGTGGAAAAAGGCCATTCAGAAGGAACACAGAAAACAATGATTATCTTTTGTGGAAGAAGTTCTTGGAAATGACCCAAACATTAGTGGAGATTTTATTGTGA